Proteins from one Emys orbicularis isolate rEmyOrb1 chromosome 2, rEmyOrb1.hap1, whole genome shotgun sequence genomic window:
- the LOC135873725 gene encoding small serum protein 2-like yields the protein MRLKCCCSSEKPFQEGELVLPQGCLDPLDKSEHPVGATWNSRHCLRCTCEGTTMSCCTRYGGVVEAPEGCEATIDEERCEYKLHKKNDPFAPCTPF from the exons ATGCGGCTTAAGTGCTGCTGCAGTTCTGAAAAACCTttccaggaag GTGAACTGGTGCTTCCGCAAGGGTGTTTGGATCCTTTAGATAAAAGTGAGCACCCAGTTGGGGCCACCTGGAATTCCCGTCACTGCCTGAGGTGCACCTGTGAGGGCACGACCATGTCGTGCTGTACAAG ATATGGCGGTGTCGTGGAGGCCCCCGAAGGGTGTGAAGCAACCATTGATGAGGAGCGGTGTGAATATAAATTACATAAGAAGAATGACCCCTTTGCGCCAtgcaccccattttaa